A portion of the Cellulophaga algicola DSM 14237 genome contains these proteins:
- a CDS encoding phosphatidate cytidylyltransferase: MGEIFRRLLTGIVYVVILLSAIFLSSDAFDFLFMAFGLACLYEFKRMTKLPGYHIFAAYLTLWWAFIYLINDYSNARLFINILMFVTITINIGLLFYLFSPKEKKFKNIQKFLIGLFYIGGGCIFLTMIPYQQNNFAKFLIMGIFILIWVNDSFAYLVGKSFGKNKLFPSVSPKKTWEGTIGGLVFALIAAYFLSKYETNINLTQWFILAFVIVVTGSLGDLIESKFKRAAGVKDSGAILPGHGGMLDRLDSLIFAAPFAYLTLNIFNHVS, from the coding sequence ATGGGAGAAATTTTCAGAAGATTACTTACAGGGATCGTTTACGTGGTCATATTGCTATCTGCAATATTTTTAAGTTCAGACGCATTTGACTTTCTATTTATGGCTTTTGGGCTTGCTTGTCTCTACGAGTTTAAGCGAATGACCAAATTACCAGGATACCATATTTTTGCTGCTTACTTAACTCTTTGGTGGGCTTTTATCTATCTTATAAATGATTATTCTAATGCAAGATTATTTATAAATATCTTGATGTTTGTAACGATTACAATAAACATTGGCCTCTTATTTTACTTATTTTCACCTAAAGAGAAAAAGTTTAAAAACATTCAAAAATTTTTAATAGGATTATTTTACATTGGAGGAGGTTGTATCTTTTTGACGATGATACCTTATCAGCAAAATAATTTTGCGAAATTTCTAATCATGGGTATTTTTATACTCATTTGGGTGAATGATTCATTTGCATACTTAGTAGGGAAATCTTTTGGAAAAAATAAACTCTTTCCTAGTGTATCTCCTAAAAAAACATGGGAAGGTACTATCGGTGGTTTAGTATTTGCATTAATAGCTGCCTATTTTTTATCTAAATATGAAACTAATATCAACCTTACACAATGGTTTATCTTAGCATTCGTTATAGTTGTAACTGGCAGTTTAGGAGATTTAATTGAATCAAAATTTAAAAGAGCCGCTGGAGTAAAAGACAGTGGAGCCATTTTACCAGGGCACGGAGGTATGCTAGATCGTTTAGATAGTTTAATTTTCGCAGCACCTTTCGCATATCTAACCTTAAATATTTTCAACCATGTTTCATAA
- a CDS encoding LUD domain-containing protein, whose amino-acid sequence MGFFEKLFGGGKRKVSMEKEETRGMHMPDLDIPIDEKFTIYFKKNGGKFIYCDSDQDVSEALANIRLENSWNNTNFFSMDTALEEKFTREGLTFTDNPNKSEIFFTTCEHLVAQNGSILICSNQLRDRKLNDLPENFIVFATTSQLVNSIGEGLKKIKKKHLNSIPTNITTIKHFQAISEDKKDFLTYGSSSKNLYLILLEDL is encoded by the coding sequence ATGGGTTTTTTTGAGAAACTATTTGGAGGTGGCAAAAGAAAGGTTTCTATGGAAAAAGAAGAAACCAGAGGCATGCATATGCCCGATTTAGACATTCCTATAGATGAAAAATTCACAATTTACTTTAAGAAAAATGGTGGTAAATTTATTTATTGCGATAGTGACCAAGATGTTAGTGAAGCTTTAGCAAATATTCGCTTAGAAAACAGTTGGAATAACACCAATTTTTTTTCGATGGATACAGCGTTAGAAGAAAAATTTACGCGAGAAGGACTTACCTTTACCGATAATCCGAACAAAAGCGAAATATTTTTTACAACCTGCGAACATTTGGTAGCACAGAATGGATCTATCCTAATTTGTTCCAACCAACTAAGAGACCGGAAATTAAATGATTTGCCAGAAAACTTTATAGTTTTTGCAACCACTAGTCAATTAGTAAATTCTATTGGGGAAGGATTAAAAAAAATTAAGAAAAAACACTTAAACAGCATCCCTACTAACATTACGACTATCAAACACTTTCAGGCTATATCAGAAGACAAAAAAGATTTCCTAACTTACGGGAGTAGCTCTAAAAATTTGTATCTTATCCTTCTGGAAGATTTATAA
- the ftsH gene encoding ATP-dependent zinc metalloprotease FtsH, with product MAKENNTGPKKPKFSSWWIYGIIAVLLIGFQFFNSASLSSQKKTTTSELQEYLRNGDVSKILIVTNTRQAKVFLTKEALEKDVHKDVAKKPFGLSGGESPQYVLDYGDPQNFENDIKNTKVEYNLDTVIDYTTENNVILDILLSVLPFILIIGIWIYLMRRMSGGGGGGAGGQIFNIGKSKAKLFDEKTDTRTSFKDVAGLEGAKEEVEEIVDFLRNPDKYTSLGGKIPKGALLVGPPGTGKTLLAKAVAGEAKVPFFSLSGSDFVEMFVGVGASRVRDLFKQAKEKSPAIIFIDEIDAIGRARGKNNMTGSNDERENTLNQLLTEMDGFGTNTNVIVLAATNRADVLDKALMRAGRFDRQIYVDLPDIRERKEIFEVHLKPIKTAETLDTEFLAKQTPGFSGADIANVCNEAALIAARKEKKAVTKQDFLDAVDRIVGGLEKKNKIITPREKETIAYHEAGHATVSWMLEHAAPLVKVTIVPRGQSLGAAWYLPEERSIVRPDQMKDEMCATLGGRAAEKVIFDIISTGALSDLEKVTKQARAMVTIYGLNDKIGNLTYYDSSGQDSYGFSKPYSEETAQTIDREISILIEEQYQRAIELLSNNKDKLTELATRLLEKEVIFKDDLEKIFGKRPFEKDVAEEAAEREQEAAKEVEATKEADTKKE from the coding sequence ATGGCAAAAGAAAACAATACAGGCCCCAAGAAACCTAAGTTTAGCTCATGGTGGATCTATGGAATAATAGCAGTATTATTAATTGGATTCCAGTTTTTCAATAGCGCTAGTTTATCTAGTCAGAAAAAAACGACTACCTCAGAATTACAGGAATATTTAAGAAATGGTGATGTTTCTAAAATATTAATTGTAACAAACACCAGACAAGCTAAAGTTTTCTTAACCAAAGAAGCGTTAGAAAAAGATGTTCATAAGGATGTTGCAAAAAAGCCATTCGGATTATCTGGTGGAGAATCTCCACAGTATGTTTTAGATTATGGTGATCCTCAAAATTTTGAGAATGACATTAAGAACACTAAAGTTGAATACAACTTAGATACTGTTATAGATTATACGACAGAAAACAACGTTATTCTTGACATTCTATTAAGCGTATTACCCTTTATTCTTATTATAGGAATTTGGATTTATCTTATGAGAAGAATGTCTGGAGGCGGAGGCGGAGGCGCTGGAGGTCAGATTTTTAATATTGGAAAATCTAAAGCCAAATTATTTGACGAAAAAACAGATACAAGAACATCTTTTAAAGATGTTGCTGGCTTAGAAGGTGCAAAAGAAGAAGTAGAAGAGATTGTAGATTTTTTAAGAAACCCAGACAAATACACCTCTTTAGGTGGTAAAATACCAAAAGGAGCACTTCTTGTAGGACCTCCTGGAACAGGTAAAACCTTATTAGCAAAAGCGGTTGCAGGCGAGGCTAAAGTTCCTTTCTTTTCATTATCAGGTTCAGATTTTGTTGAAATGTTCGTAGGGGTCGGAGCTTCTAGAGTACGTGATTTATTCAAACAAGCAAAAGAGAAGTCTCCCGCGATAATTTTTATTGACGAAATTGATGCTATCGGTAGAGCTAGAGGTAAAAATAATATGACGGGTTCTAATGATGAACGCGAAAACACCTTAAACCAATTGCTTACTGAAATGGATGGTTTTGGAACAAATACCAATGTAATTGTTTTAGCCGCTACGAACAGAGCAGATGTTTTAGATAAAGCTTTAATGAGAGCTGGCCGTTTTGACAGACAGATCTATGTAGATTTACCAGACATTAGAGAACGTAAGGAAATTTTTGAAGTACATCTTAAGCCAATTAAAACTGCTGAAACATTAGATACCGAATTTTTAGCAAAACAAACTCCTGGTTTTTCTGGAGCAGATATTGCCAATGTTTGTAATGAAGCTGCGCTTATTGCTGCACGTAAAGAAAAGAAAGCGGTAACAAAACAAGATTTCTTAGACGCTGTAGATCGTATTGTTGGTGGTTTAGAAAAGAAAAATAAAATCATTACTCCACGTGAGAAAGAAACGATAGCATACCACGAAGCTGGCCATGCTACGGTAAGTTGGATGCTAGAACATGCAGCTCCATTAGTAAAAGTTACTATTGTACCTAGAGGTCAATCCTTAGGGGCGGCTTGGTACCTACCAGAAGAAAGATCAATCGTTCGTCCTGATCAAATGAAAGACGAAATGTGTGCTACCTTAGGAGGTAGAGCTGCAGAAAAAGTAATATTCGATATTATTTCTACCGGAGCATTAAGTGATTTAGAAAAAGTAACTAAACAAGCAAGAGCTATGGTTACTATTTACGGACTTAATGACAAGATAGGTAACTTAACATATTATGATTCTTCAGGACAAGATTCATACGGTTTCTCTAAACCTTACAGTGAAGAGACTGCACAGACCATAGATCGCGAAATTTCTATCTTAATTGAAGAGCAATACCAAAGAGCGATTGAACTTCTATCTAATAATAAAGATAAACTTACAGAACTAGCAACCCGTTTACTAGAGAAGGAAGTTATCTTTAAGGACGATTTAGAAAAAATATTTGGTAAGAGACCTTTCGAGAAAGATGTTGCTGAAGAAGCTGCAGAAAGAGAACAGGAAGCTGCCAAAGAAGTAGAAGCTACAAAAGAGGCAGATACCAAAAAAGAATAG
- the rsfS gene encoding ribosome silencing factor produces the protein MQKKQTSVDELISFILEGIEEVKGNNISLLDLREIENTVCDYFIICNGTSNTHVNAIVGSIQKTVSKKLKDKPWHVEGSDNSEWILMDYVNVVVHVFQKQVREYYDIEGLWGDAKVTVIENSIK, from the coding sequence ATGCAGAAAAAGCAAACAAGCGTAGATGAGCTCATCAGTTTTATTCTAGAGGGAATAGAAGAAGTTAAAGGAAATAACATAAGCTTACTTGACCTAAGAGAAATTGAAAATACGGTTTGCGACTATTTCATAATCTGTAACGGTACTTCAAACACGCATGTAAATGCGATAGTAGGTTCAATCCAAAAAACAGTTAGCAAAAAATTAAAAGACAAACCTTGGCACGTTGAAGGTTCAGACAACTCTGAGTGGATTTTAATGGATTATGTTAATGTAGTTGTACACGTATTCCAAAAGCAAGTACGCGAATATTACGATATTGAAGGACTTTGGGGCGACGCAAAAGTAACCGTGATCGAAAATAGTATTAAATAA
- a CDS encoding biotin--[acetyl-CoA-carboxylase] ligase has product MQIIKLDAIDSTNLYLKKLMFNTQALDYTIVVADKQTSGRGQMGTTWVSEGGKNLTFSILKKFNNLEVSDQFELNICISLAIFRSLNELKIPDLKIKWPNDILSGSNKICGVLIENILSGSKIQASIIGIGLNVNQISFNNLPNVSSLKLITGIQYDLDELLKIMAKNISAVFDHYFAGNQQNLKTQYLEHLFRKDKASTFLNNSNTMFTGIIRNVTNEGKLLVEEEDEIFKQYDLKELKLLY; this is encoded by the coding sequence ATGCAAATTATCAAACTTGATGCCATAGACTCAACAAATCTTTACCTGAAAAAATTGATGTTCAATACTCAGGCTTTAGATTATACGATTGTTGTCGCAGATAAGCAGACAAGTGGGAGAGGTCAAATGGGGACTACTTGGGTTTCTGAGGGTGGTAAAAATCTGACGTTCAGTATTTTGAAAAAATTTAATAATTTAGAAGTTAGTGATCAGTTTGAATTAAATATCTGTATTTCTTTGGCAATTTTTCGCAGTTTAAATGAACTAAAAATACCTGATTTAAAGATTAAATGGCCAAACGACATTTTGTCAGGGAGCAATAAAATTTGTGGTGTTTTAATTGAAAATATACTTTCTGGATCTAAAATTCAGGCTTCGATTATAGGAATTGGTTTAAATGTGAACCAAATTTCATTTAATAATTTGCCAAATGTATCTTCTTTAAAATTAATTACGGGTATTCAATATGATCTGGATGAGTTATTAAAAATAATGGCCAAAAACATTTCAGCTGTTTTTGACCATTATTTTGCCGGTAATCAGCAAAATTTAAAAACTCAGTATTTAGAACATCTTTTTAGAAAAGACAAAGCATCTACTTTTTTAAATAACTCAAATACCATGTTTACAGGAATCATTAGAAATGTAACTAATGAAGGTAAATTATTGGTAGAAGAGGAAGATGAAATCTTTAAACAGTATGACCTAAAAGAGTTGAAGTTATTGTATTAA
- a CDS encoding orotate phosphoribosyltransferase, whose amino-acid sequence MHLETPKKTIQKSSQEVYDFLIDIKNFEQLMPENISKFELINEERFLFALKGMPEIVLQRKETIPTSKVVLGAASEKLPFTLTANIVALGANETEVILSFEGKFNAMMAMMIKNPITNFIGTLSDNLQKI is encoded by the coding sequence ATGCATTTAGAAACTCCAAAAAAGACAATCCAAAAAAGTAGTCAAGAGGTTTATGATTTCTTAATCGATATCAAAAATTTTGAACAATTAATGCCCGAAAACATAAGTAAGTTCGAGTTAATAAACGAAGAACGTTTCTTATTTGCATTAAAAGGAATGCCTGAGATTGTATTACAACGTAAAGAAACTATACCTACAAGTAAGGTTGTTTTAGGTGCTGCTAGCGAAAAACTACCATTTACATTAACAGCAAACATTGTGGCACTAGGTGCTAATGAAACAGAGGTAATTTTAAGTTTTGAAGGGAAATTTAACGCAATGATGGCAATGATGATAAAAAATCCTATCACTAATTTCATTGGCACTTTATCAGATAATTTACAAAAAATTTAA
- the pyrE gene encoding orotate phosphoribosyltransferase gives MVLNKDTAKKTAELLLQINAIKLNPENPFSWASGWKSPIYCDNRIILSYPPIRNYVREEIAKQVEHLYGKPDVIAGVATGAIGIGMLVADYLGLPFIYVRPEAKSHGRQNQIEGSLEKNQTVVVIEDLISTGKSSLNAVKALEESGAKVKGMLAIFTYGFEVAKLNFEKHNLELHTLSDYDHLIEQATETKYIKEDQNNTLIEWKKNPSEWQQ, from the coding sequence AGCAGAACTTTTGTTGCAAATTAATGCAATTAAGTTGAATCCTGAAAATCCTTTTTCATGGGCTTCAGGATGGAAATCTCCAATCTATTGTGACAATAGAATAATTTTATCTTATCCTCCCATACGCAATTATGTACGTGAGGAAATTGCTAAGCAGGTAGAACACCTATATGGCAAGCCAGATGTTATTGCTGGTGTAGCTACTGGAGCTATTGGAATAGGGATGTTAGTCGCAGATTATTTAGGGCTCCCATTTATTTATGTGCGTCCAGAAGCAAAATCTCACGGTAGACAAAACCAAATAGAAGGCTCCTTAGAAAAAAACCAAACTGTGGTTGTTATTGAAGATTTAATAAGTACAGGAAAAAGCAGCTTAAACGCTGTAAAGGCACTTGAAGAGTCTGGAGCGAAGGTAAAAGGAATGTTAGCTATATTTACGTATGGTTTTGAGGTTGCAAAATTAAATTTCGAAAAACACAATTTAGAACTACACACTTTAAGTGATTACGACCATTTAATAGAACAAGCAACAGAAACAAAGTACATCAAAGAAGATCAAAATAACACATTAATTGAGTGGAAGAAAAATCCATCAGAATGGCAACAATAA